The following coding sequences are from one Oceanidesulfovibrio indonesiensis window:
- the ruvB gene encoding Holliday junction branch migration DNA helicase RuvB, translating to MPGKAPGDESIRPQRLGEFIGQDDLRSNLAVYLQAAKDRRQAMDHVLFYGNPGLGKTTLAQIMASELGVNIVPTSGPVLERGGDLAAILSNLGARDILFVDEIHRMPAAVEEILYPAMEDFKLDLVIGQGPAARTVKIELEPFTLVGATTRLGLLTSPLRDRFGVILRLEFYAPEELAQIVRRAAAILCIEITDDGALEIGRRARGTPRIANRLLRRVRDFACVHGSGLVDAEAASQALGRMDVDEYGLDQMDRKILEVLIHHYGGGPVGVKTIAVACSEEVRTIEEIYEPFLIQRGFIKRTPRGRVATARAYKHLNIF from the coding sequence ATGCCCGGCAAGGCGCCGGGGGACGAAAGCATCCGGCCGCAGCGCCTCGGGGAGTTCATCGGCCAGGATGACCTGCGCTCGAACCTGGCCGTCTATCTCCAGGCGGCCAAGGATCGCCGCCAGGCCATGGACCATGTGCTGTTCTACGGCAATCCGGGCCTGGGAAAAACCACGCTGGCGCAGATCATGGCCTCGGAGCTGGGCGTGAACATCGTGCCCACCTCCGGCCCGGTGCTGGAGCGCGGCGGCGACCTCGCGGCCATCCTCTCCAATCTCGGGGCGCGGGACATCCTCTTTGTGGACGAGATCCACCGCATGCCGGCGGCCGTGGAGGAGATCCTCTATCCGGCCATGGAGGACTTCAAGCTCGACCTGGTCATCGGGCAGGGGCCTGCGGCCCGCACCGTGAAGATCGAGCTGGAGCCGTTCACCCTTGTCGGCGCCACCACCCGGCTGGGGCTGCTCACCTCGCCGCTGCGCGACCGCTTCGGCGTAATTCTGCGGCTGGAGTTCTATGCGCCGGAGGAACTGGCGCAGATCGTGCGGCGCGCAGCCGCTATCCTCTGCATCGAAATCACGGACGACGGTGCGCTGGAGATAGGCCGCCGGGCGCGGGGCACGCCGCGAATCGCTAACAGACTGCTGCGCCGGGTGCGGGACTTCGCCTGCGTGCACGGCAGCGGCCTGGTGGATGCCGAAGCGGCGTCCCAGGCTCTGGGCCGCATGGACGTGGACGAATACGGGCTCGACCAGATGGACCGCAAGATACTCGAAGTCCTCATCCACCACTACGGCGGCGGCCCTGTGGGCGTGAAGACCATAGCCGTGGCCTGTTCCGAGGAAGTGCGCACGATCGAGGAAATCTACGAGCCATTCCTCATCCAGCGCGGATTCATCAAGCGCACGCCGCGAGGCCGGGTGGCAACGGCGCGCGCCTACAAGCACCTGAACATCTTCTAG
- the thyX gene encoding FAD-dependent thymidylate synthase — protein sequence MPAVESRVELLAHTPDALSLIYAAFRQCYHKGFVGDMWPKLLAGEVDKAKQAEFVSSVLESGHTSPIEHVSFTFAIEGVSRALTHQLVRHRLASYSQQSQRYVDGSDFDYILPPHIARIPEAKERFERFLDEVGSAYRDLKSILEENGRKGPKANEDARFVLPQAAESKIVVTMNCRTLINFFEQRCCMRAQWEIRDMAMKMLALVREVLPAIFDVAGAKCERLGYCPEGEKFSCGRYPTRD from the coding sequence ATGCCCGCTGTCGAAAGCCGGGTGGAGCTTCTTGCCCATACACCGGACGCGCTCTCGCTGATCTACGCCGCCTTCCGGCAGTGCTACCATAAGGGCTTTGTGGGCGACATGTGGCCCAAGCTGCTGGCCGGCGAGGTGGACAAGGCCAAGCAGGCCGAGTTCGTCTCCAGCGTGCTGGAATCAGGCCATACGAGCCCCATAGAACACGTCTCCTTCACCTTCGCCATCGAGGGCGTTTCCCGCGCCCTGACCCACCAGCTGGTGCGCCACAGGCTCGCCTCCTACTCCCAACAGAGCCAGCGCTACGTGGACGGCAGCGATTTCGACTACATCCTGCCGCCGCACATCGCCCGCATCCCGGAGGCCAAGGAACGGTTCGAGCGGTTCCTCGACGAGGTGGGCAGCGCCTACCGGGATCTGAAATCGATACTCGAAGAGAATGGCCGTAAGGGACCGAAGGCCAACGAGGACGCGCGATTCGTGCTGCCGCAGGCCGCGGAGTCCAAGATCGTGGTGACCATGAACTGCCGGACGCTCATCAACTTCTTCGAGCAGCGCTGCTGCATGCGCGCGCAGTGGGAAATTCGCGACATGGCCATGAAGATGCTCGCCCTGGTTCGCGAGGTGCTGCCCGCGATCTTCGATGTGGCCGGCGCCAAGTGCGAGCGTCTGGGCTACTGCCCTGAAGGCGAGAAGTTCAGCTGCGGGCGCTACCCAACGCGCGACTAG